A genomic region of Xanthomonas fragariae contains the following coding sequences:
- a CDS encoding FeoA family protein: MTLSDMPLHRAAIVNSVEDRLPNDTIARRLRELGFVAGEEVTVLATGPVGREPLLVQVGYTRFALRRSEAARVQVRDDGVQT, from the coding sequence GTGACGCTGTCCGACATGCCTTTGCATCGCGCCGCCATCGTGAACTCCGTGGAGGATCGCCTCCCCAACGACACGATCGCCCGGCGCCTGCGGGAACTGGGCTTTGTCGCGGGCGAGGAGGTCACCGTGTTGGCGACCGGGCCGGTCGGGCGCGAGCCGTTGCTGGTGCAGGTGGGCTATACGCGGTTTGCCCTGCGTCGCAGCGAGGCTGCGCGTGTGCAGGTGCGCGATGACGGGGTGCAGACATGA
- a CDS encoding enoyl-CoA hydratase-related protein, protein MQDTGLIVENQGPVRTLRLDRPAVHNAFDAPLIAALTEALQQAGQASHVRVVVLTGNGGAFSAGADLHWMRGMATASEAENAADALALARLMRTLDELPKPTVARVNGAAFGGGVGLVACCDIAIGCTEARFGLTESKLGLLPAVISPYVVAAIGARQARRWFATAEIFDAGTAQLMGLLHQLVATDQLDIAVERQIRLLLAAAPLAASNAKSLVRSVLPAADRDAIDAANAAWIARLRVSPEGKEGLSAFLDKRTPAWVQESVA, encoded by the coding sequence ATGCAGGACACCGGCTTGATCGTCGAGAACCAGGGACCGGTCCGCACCTTGCGACTGGACCGCCCGGCGGTGCACAACGCTTTCGACGCACCCCTGATTGCCGCGCTCACCGAAGCCTTGCAACAGGCCGGCCAGGCATCGCATGTTCGTGTCGTCGTGCTGACCGGCAATGGTGGCGCCTTTTCGGCTGGCGCCGACCTGCACTGGATGCGCGGCATGGCGACTGCCAGCGAGGCCGAGAACGCTGCCGATGCGCTGGCGTTGGCGCGACTGATGCGTACTCTCGACGAATTGCCCAAGCCCACCGTCGCGCGCGTCAACGGTGCGGCGTTCGGCGGCGGTGTGGGCCTGGTGGCGTGCTGCGATATCGCCATCGGCTGCACGGAAGCGCGCTTCGGGCTGACCGAGAGCAAGCTTGGCTTGCTACCAGCGGTCATTTCGCCCTACGTGGTCGCGGCGATCGGCGCGCGCCAGGCGCGGCGCTGGTTCGCCACCGCCGAGATCTTCGACGCCGGCACCGCGCAGCTGATGGGGCTGTTGCATCAATTGGTCGCCACCGATCAGCTGGACATCGCAGTGGAACGGCAGATTCGGTTGCTGCTGGCTGCCGCCCCGCTGGCAGCCAGCAACGCCAAATCCCTGGTGCGTTCGGTACTGCCGGCAGCCGACCGTGACGCCATCGATGCGGCTAACGCGGCGTGGATCGCACGCTTGCGCGTCTCGCCCGAGGGCAAAGAGGGCCTGAGCGCGTTCCTGGACAAACGCACGCCGGCCTGGGTGCAGGAGAGTGTGGCGTGA
- the feoB gene encoding ferrous iron transporter B, with translation MNAVSVPLRLALVGNPNSGKTALFNQLTGSRQKVANYTGVTVERKEGHFRAPSGRDFAVLDLPGAYSLQPASLDEAITRDLCRGFYPGEPPPDVLVCVIDATNLRLHLRFALELRELGRPMIVALNMADAAQRRGILIDLTALEQALGVPVVETVAVRRGGAKALVERLDAQAASLVAANATPPADGNHHAQVRQILSVAVTMPTRTSRVDDALDRWLLHPIWGLVTLAVVMFLIFQAVYAWATPVMDLIDGGTSALGEWVGATLPEGPLNSLLKDGIIAGLGGVVIFLPQILILFAFILALEESGYLPRAAFLLDRMMAAAGLSGRSFIPLLSSFACAVPGIMSTRSIQDPRDRLATIMVAPLMTCSARLPVYALLIGAFIPQKTVWGIFNQQGLVLFALYAAAIVSALLVSWTMKKWRRDKSEHPLMLELPSYRVPHLRDLALGLWERALIFLKRVGGIILALTILLWFLLSFPAAPADATLPAIDYSFAGRIGHALAIFFAPLGFNWQICIALIPGLAAREVAVASLATVYALSAADDDAAAQALSPLISDGWSLATALSLLVWYIYAPMCISTLATIKRETNSWKQMTMSAVYLFALAYLASLVTCQLAMLLGAG, from the coding sequence ATGAACGCTGTAAGCGTTCCGCTGCGCCTTGCGCTGGTCGGCAATCCCAATAGCGGCAAGACCGCACTGTTCAATCAGCTGACCGGCAGCCGCCAGAAGGTGGCCAATTACACCGGCGTCACCGTCGAGCGTAAAGAGGGACATTTCCGCGCACCGTCCGGGCGCGATTTCGCGGTGCTGGATTTGCCCGGCGCCTACAGCCTGCAGCCGGCCAGTCTGGACGAGGCGATCACCCGCGACCTGTGCCGCGGCTTCTATCCTGGCGAACCACCACCGGACGTGCTGGTCTGCGTGATCGACGCGACCAATCTGCGCCTGCACCTGCGCTTTGCGCTGGAGCTGCGCGAGCTGGGCCGGCCGATGATCGTGGCGCTGAACATGGCCGATGCAGCGCAGCGCCGCGGCATCCTCATCGACCTGACGGCACTGGAGCAGGCGCTCGGGGTGCCGGTGGTCGAAACTGTGGCGGTGCGGCGCGGTGGTGCCAAGGCCCTGGTCGAGCGGCTCGATGCACAGGCCGCCAGTCTTGTTGCGGCCAATGCCACGCCGCCGGCCGACGGCAACCATCATGCTCAGGTGCGGCAGATCCTGAGCGTGGCGGTCACCATGCCGACCCGCACCTCACGCGTGGACGACGCGCTGGACCGTTGGCTGCTGCATCCGATCTGGGGCCTAGTCACGCTGGCTGTGGTGATGTTCCTGATCTTCCAGGCGGTGTACGCCTGGGCCACGCCGGTAATGGACCTGATCGATGGGGGCACCTCGGCGCTGGGCGAGTGGGTCGGCGCCACCTTGCCGGAAGGCCCGCTCAACAGCCTGCTCAAGGACGGCATCATCGCCGGCCTGGGCGGGGTGGTGATCTTCCTGCCGCAGATCCTGATCCTGTTCGCCTTCATCCTGGCATTGGAAGAATCCGGCTACCTGCCGCGCGCGGCGTTTCTGCTCGATCGCATGATGGCAGCAGCCGGCTTGTCTGGTCGGTCGTTCATCCCGTTGCTGTCGAGCTTTGCGTGTGCGGTGCCGGGCATCATGTCAACGCGCAGCATTCAGGACCCGCGCGACCGGCTCGCCACCATCATGGTCGCGCCGCTGATGACGTGTTCAGCGCGGTTGCCGGTGTACGCCTTGCTGATCGGTGCTTTCATTCCGCAGAAGACCGTGTGGGGAATCTTCAATCAGCAAGGGCTGGTGTTGTTCGCGTTGTATGCCGCAGCCATCGTCAGCGCGCTGCTGGTGTCGTGGACGATGAAAAAGTGGCGTCGCGACAAAAGCGAGCATCCGCTGATGTTGGAGCTGCCGTCCTATCGCGTTCCGCATCTGCGCGACCTGGCGTTGGGTCTGTGGGAGCGTGCGCTGATCTTCCTCAAGCGTGTGGGGGGCATCATTCTCGCGCTGACCATTTTGCTGTGGTTCCTGCTTTCGTTTCCGGCTGCGCCCGCCGATGCAACCTTGCCGGCGATCGACTACAGCTTCGCTGGCCGCATCGGGCATGCCCTGGCGATTTTCTTCGCGCCGCTGGGCTTCAATTGGCAGATCTGCATCGCGCTGATTCCCGGCTTGGCCGCGCGCGAAGTGGCGGTGGCGTCGCTGGCCACCGTATACGCACTGTCGGCCGCCGATGACGATGCCGCCGCGCAGGCGTTGTCGCCATTGATCAGCGATGGCTGGTCGCTGGCTACCGCACTGTCGTTGCTAGTCTGGTACATCTACGCACCGATGTGCATCTCCACGCTGGCCACCATAAAGCGAGAAACCAACTCGTGGAAGCAGATGACCATGAGCGCGGTGTATCTGTTCGCGCTGGCGTACCTGGCCTCGCTGGTGACCTGTCAGCTGGCGATGCTGCTGGGAGCCGGCTGA